A DNA window from Chelativorans sp. AA-79 contains the following coding sequences:
- a CDS encoding TraR/DksA C4-type zinc finger protein — protein sequence MDKEAYAALLKRFRPRLEQELAEIDRLSMENESWSAPVELDQQSVGRVSRMDAMQMQAMSQAVQRRRTQRRHQLLQAFKRMNEGEFGYCAECGEEIPSGRLDVDPTFSACVRCAT from the coding sequence ATGGATAAAGAAGCTTATGCGGCGCTGCTGAAAAGGTTCCGCCCGCGCCTCGAACAGGAACTCGCCGAAATTGACCGGCTGAGCATGGAAAACGAAAGCTGGAGCGCGCCTGTCGAACTCGACCAGCAAAGCGTCGGCCGTGTCTCGCGCATGGATGCCATGCAGATGCAGGCGATGTCGCAGGCGGTCCAGCGCCGCCGGACGCAGAGACGCCATCAACTACTCCAGGCCTTTAAGCGCATGAACGAGGGAGAGTTTGGGTATTGCGCCGAGTGCGGCGAGGAGATTCCCTCAGGGCGTCTGGACGTCGATCCGACGTTCTCTGCCTGCGTGCGGTGCGCAACGTAG
- a CDS encoding universal stress protein produces the protein MSKILALVDGSIYADSVCGIAGWAALRTGLPVEVAHVIGRRMSSAFDLSGGLEPGQRSALLEEYTRLDEQHGKLAQQKGRALLEAAKAAFDTAGVSKVETTLRRGDLLEALADLEADAEIVVIGKRGEAADFAKLHLGSNLERVVRSARMPVLVAARAYTPFDRFLIAFDGGKSANRAVDYVAASPLLKGMRCTILSVGAETPENRSRLEAPASLFRSAGFDVDAQLSNGEPEEVISAKIEAENIGLLVMGAYGHSRIRSLIIGSTTTEMVRRCKIPVLMFR, from the coding sequence ATGTCCAAGATACTGGCCCTGGTGGACGGGTCGATCTACGCCGACAGCGTTTGTGGGATCGCAGGCTGGGCAGCCCTGAGGACCGGGCTTCCGGTCGAAGTCGCCCATGTCATCGGCCGCCGCATGTCCAGTGCGTTCGACCTGAGCGGAGGGCTCGAGCCGGGCCAGCGCTCCGCGCTTTTGGAGGAATACACACGCCTCGACGAGCAGCACGGCAAGCTTGCCCAACAGAAGGGGCGCGCCCTGCTGGAGGCTGCGAAAGCGGCGTTCGACACTGCCGGGGTTTCGAAGGTGGAGACGACCCTGCGCCGCGGCGACCTGCTGGAGGCCCTGGCCGACCTCGAAGCCGACGCGGAGATCGTGGTGATCGGAAAGCGCGGCGAAGCGGCCGATTTTGCCAAGCTGCATCTCGGTTCGAATCTGGAACGTGTGGTGCGCAGCGCGAGGATGCCGGTGCTGGTGGCGGCGCGCGCCTACACCCCGTTCGACCGTTTCCTCATCGCCTTTGACGGTGGAAAAAGCGCCAACCGCGCCGTCGACTATGTCGCTGCCAGCCCTCTTCTGAAGGGCATGCGGTGCACCATCCTGTCGGTCGGGGCGGAAACGCCGGAGAACCGATCCCGGCTCGAGGCGCCGGCCTCATTGTTCAGGAGCGCCGGCTTTGACGTTGACGCTCAGCTTTCGAATGGCGAGCCGGAGGAAGTCATCAGTGCAAAGATCGAAGCCGAAAACATCGGCTTGCTCGTCATGGGCGCCTATGGCCATTCGCGGATTCGCAGCTTGATCATCGGAAGCACCACGACCGAGATGGTGCGGCGCTGCAAAATCCCGGTCTTGATGTTCCGCTGA
- a CDS encoding SulP family inorganic anion transporter — protein sequence MLFSKIRDEWLGNIRGDLLAGLVVALALIPEAIAFSIIAGVDPKVGLYASFSIAVIIAFTGGRPGMISAATAATAVLMITLVKDHGLQYLLAATVLAGVLQVAAGLFRLGDLMRFVSRSVITGFVNALAILIFMAQIPELVGVPHMTYAMVAGGLAIIYLFPHLTKAVPAPLVCIVVLTAVALYFNMDVRTVGDMGELPSTLPVFLLPDIPLNLETLTIILPYSAAVAVVGLLESLMTASIVDELTDSSSDKNRECVGQGIANVATGFLGGMAGCAMIGQSVINIKSGGRGRLSTFAAGVFLLFLIVVLGDWVSIIPMAALVAIMIMVSIGTFSWSSIKNLRDHPRRSSIVMIATVVTVVLSHNLAIGVLVGVLLSGLFFASKVAQIFRVSSILSDDRKERVYTVEGQVFFASADDFIKAFDFKEALERVRIDVGRSHIWDLTGVAALDTVVLKFRREGAAVEVVGMNEASATLVDKLAIHDKPDAFERLMGH from the coding sequence ATGCTCTTTTCCAAGATCCGCGACGAATGGCTTGGCAATATTCGCGGGGATCTCCTTGCCGGGCTCGTCGTCGCGCTCGCGCTCATCCCCGAGGCCATCGCCTTTTCCATCATCGCGGGAGTCGATCCGAAGGTCGGCCTCTATGCCTCCTTCTCGATCGCTGTGATCATCGCGTTCACCGGCGGGCGCCCCGGCATGATTTCGGCGGCGACGGCCGCCACTGCCGTCCTCATGATCACGCTCGTCAAGGATCACGGGCTGCAATACCTGCTCGCCGCAACGGTCCTTGCCGGCGTGCTGCAGGTTGCGGCCGGGCTCTTCCGTCTCGGCGATCTGATGCGCTTCGTTTCGCGTTCCGTCATCACCGGATTCGTGAATGCGCTCGCCATTCTCATCTTCATGGCGCAGATACCGGAACTCGTCGGCGTGCCCCACATGACCTACGCGATGGTGGCCGGCGGACTGGCGATCATCTACCTGTTTCCGCACCTGACCAAGGCAGTTCCCGCGCCGCTCGTCTGCATCGTGGTGCTGACCGCGGTGGCCCTGTACTTCAACATGGACGTGAGAACCGTGGGCGACATGGGCGAACTACCGTCCACGCTGCCTGTTTTCCTCCTTCCCGACATCCCGCTGAACCTGGAGACGTTGACGATCATCCTGCCGTATTCGGCGGCGGTCGCGGTCGTCGGCCTGCTCGAATCCCTGATGACAGCCTCCATTGTCGACGAACTGACGGACAGCTCCAGCGACAAGAACCGCGAATGTGTCGGCCAGGGGATTGCCAATGTGGCGACCGGCTTCCTCGGCGGCATGGCCGGCTGCGCGATGATCGGGCAGTCCGTGATCAACATCAAGTCGGGCGGACGTGGACGTCTCTCGACATTCGCCGCCGGCGTTTTCCTGCTCTTCCTGATCGTGGTTCTGGGCGATTGGGTCAGCATCATTCCCATGGCCGCGCTGGTCGCCATCATGATCATGGTCTCGATCGGCACCTTCTCATGGAGTTCGATCAAGAACCTGCGCGATCATCCGCGCCGCTCCTCGATCGTGATGATCGCGACCGTTGTGACTGTCGTGCTGAGCCACAACCTGGCTATCGGCGTGCTCGTCGGCGTGCTTCTGTCGGGCCTGTTCTTCGCATCGAAGGTGGCCCAGATTTTCCGCGTCTCCTCGATCTTGTCGGACGACCGGAAGGAGCGTGTCTATACGGTGGAGGGGCAGGTGTTCTTCGCCTCCGCTGATGATTTCATCAAGGCATTCGATTTCAAGGAGGCGCTGGAGCGGGTCCGCATCGATGTCGGGCGCTCGCACATCTGGGACTTGACCGGCGTCGCCGCGCTCGACACGGTGGTCCTGAAATTCCGCCGCGAAGGGGCCGCTGTCGAAGTGGTCGGAATGAACGAAGCGAGTGCGACGCTCGTCGACAAGCTCGCCATCCATGACAAGCCCGATGCGTTCGAACGCCTCATGGGCCACTGA
- a CDS encoding thiamine pyrophosphate-requiring protein — MANMVADFMLDRLQEWGVKRIYGYPGDGINGILGALGRADGGMEFVQTAHEEIAAFAACAHAKWTGEAGVCLATSGPGAIHLLNGLYDAKLDHAPVVAIVGQQKRMSLGGHYQQEVDLISLFKDVAGEYVHMCSDPAQMRHLIDRAMRIALAERTVTCIIVPNDVQEMQAVPSPPRQHGALFSGVGYPEPTHVPGEQQLKRAAEVLNSGERVAILVGAGALHAGGEVMKAADILGAGVAKALLGRAVLPDDLPFVTGSIGLLGTRPSYDLMMGCDTLLMIGSSFPYSEFLPPEGQARGVQIDIDGRMLSIRYPMEVNLVGDSAATLQVLIPHLKRKEDRSWREEIEKNVREWWEVMEERAMAAADPINPQRVLWELSPRLPENCIISADSGSVANWFARDLKLKPGMKASLSGGLATMCPGVPYALAAKFAYPDRVAIGLVGDGAMQMLGNGGLIDVAKYWQRWSDPRLVILVLNNGDLNQVTWEQRVMGGDPRFPDSQNVQAFDYARYAEMLGLKGIRVETPEAVGPAWEEALSADRPCVVDAVTDPKVPPLPPHVTYAQAKKYAEAVMKGDPEAIGVIWQSFKQAAQGVLPTRH; from the coding sequence ATGGCCAATATGGTCGCCGATTTCATGCTCGACCGCCTCCAGGAATGGGGCGTGAAGCGCATCTACGGCTACCCCGGCGACGGCATCAACGGGATCCTCGGCGCGCTCGGCCGGGCCGATGGCGGAATGGAGTTTGTCCAGACGGCGCATGAGGAGATCGCCGCCTTTGCCGCATGCGCACACGCCAAATGGACGGGCGAAGCGGGCGTGTGCCTGGCGACGTCCGGGCCGGGCGCTATTCACCTCCTCAACGGGCTTTATGATGCGAAGCTGGATCACGCGCCCGTTGTAGCCATCGTCGGGCAACAGAAACGCATGTCGCTGGGTGGACACTACCAGCAGGAGGTCGACCTTATTTCGCTCTTCAAGGACGTTGCAGGCGAGTACGTTCATATGTGCTCGGACCCTGCGCAGATGCGCCACTTGATCGATCGGGCCATGCGCATAGCGCTCGCCGAGCGGACGGTCACCTGCATCATCGTGCCCAACGATGTCCAGGAGATGCAGGCGGTGCCTTCCCCCCCGCGCCAGCATGGTGCGCTCTTCTCGGGCGTCGGCTATCCCGAGCCGACCCATGTGCCTGGCGAACAGCAGCTCAAGCGCGCGGCCGAGGTGCTCAACAGCGGCGAACGCGTGGCAATCCTGGTGGGGGCGGGCGCGTTGCACGCAGGTGGCGAGGTCATGAAGGCGGCCGATATTCTCGGCGCCGGCGTTGCCAAGGCGCTGCTTGGCCGCGCCGTGCTGCCGGACGACCTGCCCTTCGTCACCGGTTCCATCGGCTTGCTCGGCACACGGCCCAGCTACGACCTGATGATGGGCTGCGACACGCTGCTTATGATCGGCTCCAGCTTTCCCTATTCGGAATTCCTGCCGCCGGAGGGCCAGGCGCGCGGGGTGCAGATCGACATCGACGGGCGCATGCTTTCCATCCGCTACCCGATGGAGGTGAACCTCGTCGGCGACAGCGCCGCCACGTTGCAGGTGCTGATCCCGCATCTAAAACGCAAGGAGGATCGTTCCTGGCGCGAGGAGATCGAGAAGAACGTGCGCGAGTGGTGGGAGGTGATGGAAGAACGCGCGATGGCGGCCGCCGATCCCATCAACCCGCAGCGGGTCTTGTGGGAGCTTTCGCCGCGCCTGCCCGAAAACTGTATCATCAGCGCGGATTCGGGCAGCGTGGCGAACTGGTTCGCGCGCGACCTCAAGCTGAAGCCGGGAATGAAGGCCTCGCTGTCGGGTGGGCTTGCCACCATGTGCCCGGGTGTTCCTTACGCGCTGGCGGCCAAGTTCGCCTATCCCGATCGTGTGGCAATCGGCCTGGTCGGTGACGGTGCCATGCAGATGCTGGGCAATGGCGGCCTCATCGATGTTGCCAAATACTGGCAGCGATGGAGCGACCCGCGGCTGGTCATCCTGGTTCTCAACAATGGTGATCTCAACCAGGTCACCTGGGAGCAGCGTGTAATGGGAGGCGACCCGCGGTTTCCGGACTCGCAGAACGTGCAGGCTTTCGACTATGCACGCTACGCCGAAATGCTGGGGCTCAAAGGCATCCGTGTGGAAACGCCGGAGGCGGTCGGCCCGGCCTGGGAAGAGGCACTTTCCGCCGACAGGCCCTGTGTGGTCGACGCCGTAACGGACCCCAAAGTGCCGCCGCTGCCGCCGCACGTGACCTACGCCCAGGCGAAGAAATATGCCGAAGCGGTCATGAAGGGAGACCCCGAGGCGATCGGCGTCATCTGGCAGTCCTTCAAGCAGGCCGCGCAGGGCGTGCTGCCGACCAGGCACTAG
- a CDS encoding PPC domain-containing DNA-binding protein, whose amino-acid sequence MQSRILAEENGQKTYAVVMETGDEVMTCLQDFVDQERLSAAEFSAIGAFSDAVLAYFDWEKKDYLHNSVDEQVEVASLNGDVALAPDGKRAIHIHTVLGRRDGSALAGHLKEAHVRPTLEIILTESPEHLRKRYDPQSGLVLIRPEG is encoded by the coding sequence ATGCAGAGCAGAATCCTGGCGGAAGAGAACGGACAAAAGACTTACGCCGTGGTGATGGAAACGGGCGACGAGGTAATGACGTGCCTGCAGGACTTCGTTGACCAGGAGCGGCTTTCGGCCGCCGAATTCTCGGCCATCGGCGCCTTCAGCGACGCGGTGCTTGCCTATTTCGACTGGGAAAAGAAGGACTATCTCCACAATTCCGTCGACGAGCAGGTGGAGGTCGCCTCCCTCAATGGTGATGTGGCGCTGGCGCCCGACGGCAAGCGGGCCATCCACATCCACACGGTGCTCGGCCGGCGCGACGGCTCAGCACTCGCCGGCCATCTGAAAGAGGCCCACGTGCGCCCGACGCTGGAGATCATCCTGACGGAGAGCCCCGAGCACCTCCGCAAACGTTACGACCCCCAGAGCGGGCTGGTGCTCATCCGCCCCGAAGGCTGA
- a CDS encoding GntR family transcriptional regulator, with product MEETAVLDFLRRSVTEGNSAEPLYRRLKAALGEAIASSRLKRGAVIPSERTLCGELSISRVTVRKAIDELVADGLLNRRHGAKTMVSSRLEKSLATMTSFSEDMRWRGLEPGCIWISKEISRPSPVEMMALGLSATDRVARLKRIRTADGTPIAIETASLPARFLPKPEEVGASLYEALDARGAMPVRAIQRMQSSPISREEAQLLKAPEDIGLLVVERRCFLGDGQIVEFTETRYRGDVYDFVIELHR from the coding sequence GTGGAGGAAACTGCAGTCCTGGACTTCTTGCGCCGCAGTGTCACCGAGGGGAACAGTGCGGAGCCGCTTTACCGCCGCCTCAAGGCCGCGCTCGGCGAGGCCATCGCGTCCTCGCGCCTCAAGCGCGGCGCCGTCATTCCCAGCGAAAGGACGCTCTGCGGGGAGCTCTCCATTTCCCGCGTGACCGTGCGGAAAGCGATCGACGAGCTCGTGGCCGACGGACTCCTCAACCGCCGGCACGGGGCCAAGACCATGGTCTCCTCGCGGCTGGAAAAGTCGCTTGCCACTATGACGAGCTTTTCGGAAGACATGCGCTGGCGCGGCCTCGAGCCCGGATGCATCTGGATTTCCAAGGAGATCTCCCGCCCCTCCCCCGTGGAGATGATGGCGCTCGGTCTTTCGGCCACCGACCGGGTGGCCCGGTTGAAACGCATCCGCACCGCCGACGGCACGCCGATTGCCATCGAGACGGCGTCATTGCCTGCGCGCTTCCTGCCCAAGCCGGAAGAGGTAGGGGCTTCCCTCTACGAAGCGCTCGACGCGCGGGGCGCCATGCCCGTGCGCGCCATCCAGCGAATGCAATCGAGCCCGATCAGCCGGGAGGAGGCACAGCTTTTGAAGGCGCCCGAGGATATCGGCCTGCTGGTGGTGGAGCGCCGCTGCTTCCTGGGCGACGGACAGATCGTGGAGTTCACCGAGACGCGCTATCGCGGCGATGTCTACGACTTCGTGATCGAGCTGCATAGATAA
- a CDS encoding putative N-acetylmannosamine-6-phosphate 2-epimerase — protein sequence MIEGARVPVELQKLRNGLVVSCQPVKGGPMDSAQIVVAFALAALAGGAQGLRIESPDYVRAVRAATDRPIIGLVKRDLDDFPIRITPWIEDVDTLAKAGADIIAYDATLRERPVAAADLIRRIHAHGRAAMADCATIEDARAALAGGADIVGSTLSGYTGGPEPTEPDLVLVREMRALTPNVIAEGCIRLPRDARQALAAGAHAVVVGSAITRPEHITSWFRSEMDEQFAAMEASAP from the coding sequence GTGATCGAGGGTGCCCGCGTGCCGGTGGAACTTCAGAAACTGCGGAATGGATTGGTCGTCTCGTGCCAGCCGGTGAAGGGCGGGCCGATGGATTCGGCGCAGATCGTCGTCGCCTTCGCGCTTGCCGCACTTGCCGGCGGCGCCCAGGGCCTGCGCATCGAATCGCCGGATTACGTGCGGGCCGTGCGCGCGGCGACCGACAGGCCGATCATCGGCCTCGTCAAGCGCGACCTCGACGACTTTCCGATCCGCATCACCCCCTGGATCGAAGACGTGGACACACTCGCAAAGGCGGGCGCCGACATCATCGCCTATGATGCCACGCTCCGCGAAAGGCCCGTCGCCGCGGCCGATCTGATCCGCCGCATCCACGCCCACGGCAGGGCCGCGATGGCGGACTGCGCAACCATCGAGGATGCGCGCGCCGCCCTCGCAGGGGGTGCCGATATCGTGGGCTCCACCCTTTCCGGCTATACCGGGGGTCCGGAGCCCACCGAACCCGACCTGGTGCTTGTCCGCGAGATGCGGGCGCTGACGCCCAACGTCATCGCGGAGGGTTGCATTCGCCTGCCGCGCGACGCCAGGCAAGCCTTGGCCGCGGGCGCTCATGCGGTGGTCGTGGGCTCGGCCATCACGCGGCCCGAGCACATCACCTCCTGGTTCCGCTCCGAGATGGACGAGCAGTTTGCGGCCATGGAGGCATCCGCGCCATGA